In Triticum aestivum cultivar Chinese Spring chromosome 5B, IWGSC CS RefSeq v2.1, whole genome shotgun sequence, the following proteins share a genomic window:
- the LOC123110492 gene encoding E3 ubiquitin protein ligase DRIP2: MQSGPASPAPPEDTPMAAAAAVVEVEVMEEADGEQAKEDAVKVVEAQAERGVKRGRGRPRRRPLAVEGSGVVMVKREQLARCMTCQLCHRLLRNATTISECLHTFCRKCIYKKLNDEECDHCPVCKIDLGCAPIEKLRADHNKQDVRSKNFPLKRNKIDAKGSPVTLPIKRKERSISSLVVDTPRITTGLTGRRTRAVTRKAAAALRGLGPILDPVERDNGSANKHPDNLSLLDSLSKVPQTRRKASSIAETSSHNSNKDKAGDDKDLDKADLWKPLNCLVEAASKTKSFRSSPSVKGDQPNGSPSSEHASKEKSVENLRKTRFQDDKKDAPQPVMLKKKGTGRTKNATSVAAASQKAQNSRALNPVWFSLIASFEQKGLPPLPQIPAHYLRIKDGSIAASSIQRYIMQKLSLGSESEVELSCCGQSINPIQPVHNLMDRWLRVGPSRHLQTSVGSSGGEYVMVITYGRPKS; this comes from the exons ATGCAGAGCGGGCCCGCAtcgccggccccgccggaggacacaccgatggcggcggcggcggcggtggttgagGTGGAGGTGATGGAGGAGGCTGACGGGGAGCAGGCGAAGGAGGATGCTGTGAAGGTGGTGGAGGCGCAGGCGGAGAGGGGAGTGAAGAGGGGGCGGGGGCGACCGCGGCGGCGGCCCCTGGCCGTGGAGGGGAGCGGGGTGGTGATGGTGAAGCGGGAGCAGCTCGCGCGCTGCATGACGTGCCAGCTCTGCCACCGCCTGCTCCGCAACGCCACCACCATCTCCGAGTGCCTTCACACAT TTTGTAGAAAGTGTATCTATAAGAAGCTTAATGATGAAGAGTGTGACCATTGTCCAGTATGTAAAATTGATCTCGGCTGCGCTCCAATTGAGAAGCTTAG GGCCGATCACAATAAACAAGACGTGAGGTCAAAAAATTTCCCATTGAAAAGAAATAAGATCGATGCTAAAGGATCTCCAGTTACACTGCCTATTAAAAGGAAAGAGAGGTCTATCTCTTCATTGGTGGTTGACACACCTCGAATAACAACGGGTTTGACTGGGCGCCGAACAAGAGCCGTTACTAGGAAGGCTGCTGCTGCATTACGTGGCCTTGGTCCTATCCTTGATCCTGTAGAAAGGGATAATGGTAGCGCCAATAAGCATCCTGATAATTTAAGCTTGCTGGACAGCTTGAGCAAAGTGCCTCAAACAAGAAGAAAG GCATCATCAATTGCAGAAACGTCAAGTCATAACTCTAATAAAGATAAAGCAGGTGATGATAAGGACTTGGACAAGGCAGATCTATGGAAACCTCTAAACTGTCTTGTAGAAGCTGCAAGCAAAACAAAGTCCTTCAGGTCAAGTCCATCTGTCAAGGGAGATCAGCCCAATGGATCTCCTAGTAGTGAACATGCTAGCAAAGAGAAGTCTGTGGAGAATCTACGGAAAACCAGATTTCAAGATGACAAGAAAGATGCTCCACAGCCAGTAATGCTTAAAAAGAAAGGGACTGGCCGGACGAAGAATGCAACTTCTGTTGCTGCAGCTAGCCAGAAGGCCCAGAATAGTAGGGCACTAAACCCTGTATGGTTCTCATTGATTGCCTCGTTTGAGCA GAAAGGCCTCCCACCCTTGCCACAGATACCTGCCCACTATTTGAGAATAAA AGATGGAAGTATAGCCGCATCATCCATCCAAAGGTATATTATGCAGAAGCTCAGTCTTGGAAGTGAGTCTGAG GTTGAACTGAGCTGCTGTGGGCAATCAATAAACCCCATACAACCTGTGCACAACCTGATGGATAGGTGGCTGAGGGTTGGCCCGTCGCGCCATTTGCAGACGTCGGTAGGCTCCTCCGGGGGAGAGTATGTGATGGTGATAACCTATGGGCGGCCAAAGTCTTGA